The following are encoded in a window of Impatiens glandulifera chromosome 5, dImpGla2.1, whole genome shotgun sequence genomic DNA:
- the LOC124939794 gene encoding alanine--tRNA ligase, whose translation MANESSAHTKLDYYQDMSKLQSTSSLLSHFQDDEGRFVLTLESTIFHPQGGGQPFDTGFIEFPTASSIPKFIVNDVRSKDGRVFHYGTFENLESFPPKLENTIDVLLTVDESRRKLNSRLHLAGHLIDVCMENIGLGHLEPGKGHHYPDGPFVEYKGSIPQNEIQLKQKDLELEANKLISEGRRVIVSILPYEEAAALCGGCLPNYIPKESTPRIVRIGDYPGCPCGGTHVSDISEIMFLKVSQIRIKKGLTKVFYNITP comes from the exons ATGGCTAATGAATCTTCTGCGCATACCAAGCTCGATTACTACCAAGACATGTCAAAACTGCAATCTACTTCATCTCTCCTTTCCCATTTTCAG GACGATGAAGGAAGATTTGTCTTAACACTAGAATCAACTATATTCCATCCACAAGGCGGCGGTCAGCCATTCGACACCGGATTCATCGAGTTCCCGACGGCCAGTTCTATCCCCAAATTCATCGTCAACGACGTCCGATCCAAGGATGGAAGA GTTTTTCATTATGGAACTTTCGAGAATCTTGAATCCTTTCCACCAAAGTTGGAAAATACGATTGATGTTTTGCTAACTGTTGATGAATCTCGAAGAAAGCTGAATTCCAG GCTTCATTTGGCCGGTCATTTGATTGATGTTTGCATGGAGAACATAGGTTTAGGTCATTTAGAACCTGGCAAAGGCCACCATTATCCTGATGG GCCATTTGTGGAGTACAAAGGCAGCATTCCGCAAAATGAAATTCAACTTAAACAAAAGGATTTAGAACTAGAAGCTAATAAATTGATTTCTGAAGGAAGAAGA GTCATTGTCTCGATTTTACCTTATGAAGAAGCTGCTGCTCTGTGTGGTGGATGTCTTCCTAATTACATCCCTAAG GAAAGTACTCCCCGGATTGTAAGAATTGGTGACTATCCTGGCTGCCCTTGCGGTGGCACTCATGTTTCTGACATATCGGAGATCATGTTCCTTAAG GTTTCTCAGATTCGGATCAAGAAGGGGTTGACTAAAGTGTTCTACAATATTACACCTTAG
- the LOC124938766 gene encoding probable protein phosphatase 2C 40 has protein sequence MFDETINHSSEEIKVSFGYQCNNRKLSDSRDIPNGDKGTTLRRTSSSFSCLSGAALSANATLANTNICHGFIGAEILPSLDSPMSFRRIPSSPTLSKLDQLSSSLHSNASYLSCSPSDPADCDSYLTSMSAPSRSEGFLNAVEVEVAGGAAGEDRVQAVCSEENGWLFCGIYDGFNGRDAADYLAGTFYDTIGFNLNILGSEQKLDAVEASNCMDMENTAANNCKNGSLTLTHIVLDSLQRALGQAEKDFLHMVEQEMEDRPDLVSIGSCVLVVLLHGKNLYTLNLGDSRAVLATYAEGIGGKGKVTKNLRAIQLTESHTLDNEIERNRLLREHPDDPATVIGGKVKGRLKVTRAFGVGYLKKKILNDALIGILRIRNLISPPYVSNDPCLSVHRISYSDHFVILGSDGLFDFFSNDEVVELVDLYISENPSGDPAKFLLEKLVERAANSAGFSAEELLSIPAGCRRKYHDDVTVIVIVLGQQKRTSKASTCL, from the exons ATGTTTGATGAAACAATAAACCATTCTAGTGAAGAAATTAAAGTTAGCTTTGGTTATCAATGCAACAATAGAAAGTTAAGTGATTCGCGTGACATTCCTAATGGAGATAAGGGAACTACACTTCGAAGAACAAGCAGTTCTTTCTCCTGTCTCTCTGGCGCTGCCTTGAGTGCAAATGCTACTCTGGCTAATACAAATATTTGCCATGGATTCATTGGAGCTGAAATTCTTCCATCTTTGGATTCTCCAATGTCATTTAGAAGAATTCCATCTTCCCCTACACTTTCTAAGTTGGATCAGTTGTCATCTTCTCTTCACAGCAACGCGTCGTACCTAAGTTGCAGTCCAAGTGACCCGGCTGATTGTGATTCCTACTTAACATCCATGAGTGCTCCTTCTAGAAGTGAGGGTTTTCTAAATGCTGTAGAGGTTGAAGTTGCAGGTGGTGCTGCTGGTGAAGACAGGGTTCAAGCAGTTTGTTCTGAAGAGAATGGATGGCTTTTTTGTGGAATCTATGATGGTTTCAATGGAAGAGATGCAGCTGATTATCTTGCTGGTACGTTTTACGACACCATAGGGTTCAACCTAAACATATTAGGCTCGGAACAGAAGCTTGATGCTGTTGAAGCTTCCaattgtatggatatggaaaaCACAGCTGCAAATAACTGTAAGAACGGGTCACTTACCCTTACACACATTGTACTTGACAGTCTCCAACGTGCTCTTGGCCAGGCTGAAAAAGATTTCTTGCATATGGTTGAGCAAGAAATGGAAGACCGGCCTGACCTGGTATCAATTGGATCGTGTGTACTCGTTGTGCTTCTCCATGGTAAGAATTTGTACACCCTCAATTTGGGTGATAGTCGTGCTGTGTTGGCAACTTATGCTGAAGGAATTGGTGGGAAAGGGAAAGTGACAAAGAACTTGAGAGCTATACAGCTAACTGAAAGTCATACATTGGATAATGAAATTGAGAGGAACCGTCTTCTACGAGAGCATCCTGATGATCCCGCGACAGTAATAGGTGGAAAAGTGAAAGGGAGATTGAAAGTCACCAGGGCATTCGGTGTAGGTTATTTGAAGAAG AAAATATTGAATGATGCTTTGATTGGAATTCTCCGTATTCGCAACCTTATAAGCCCTCCATACGTCTCCAACGATCCTTGTTTGAGTGTACATAGGATCTCTTATTCAGATCATTTCGTTATCCTTGGAAGTGATGGTTTATTTGACTTCTTCAGCAATGACGAAGTGGTGGAACTTGTGGACTTGTACATTTCAGAAAACCCTTCAGGTGATCCAGCAAAGTTCCTTTTGGAGAAGCTTGTAGAAAGAGCAGCTAATTCTGCag GGTTCAGTGCAGAAGAATTGTTGAGTATACCCGCTGGTTGTAGAAGGAAGTATCACGATGATGTAACAGTAATTGTGATCGTTTTGGGGCAACAGAAACGCACATCAAAGGCATCGACATGCCTGTAA